Within bacterium, the genomic segment TTATCTTCGTGCCCTTCGTGTTCTTCGTGGTTTTTAAAAGATGTGGGTAAGGATAAGCCCATCAAGGGAGGGGAAGCTCTTATGCCGACGCTGTCAGGACAAAAGGAGATGAAACTTAACCCATAGCACTATAATCTGTAATGAGCTTACTTTTTTAACTTGATTTTGAGTAGATACCGAGGAAGTTTGGGGAAAGGCTCTAAACTGCTTTTACAACAATTTTCCGAGAAACCCGTTTTTTTTAAGAAAAGGCTGGCCGGGGTGGTGGAATTTGGTAGACACGCATGGTTGAGGGCCATGTGGGAGTATTCCTGTACGGGTTCGAGTCCCGTCCCCGGCACCATCAGGTTGATTTCGGATTTCGGATTGCGGATTGCGATTCGCGAATCGCGGAATGCGGATTTTATCTTCCGCCATTAGTGCCTTCTGCAATCCGCAATCCGCAATCCGCAGGAGGAGGTTGAGTCGAATGAAACCAAGAGGGAGTTATTTTGGACTATTACTGACGGTCTTTCTATTCATAGCCCCACTGAGTCAAGCTGAGGCCGGTCTTGACCTGGTAACTATCCCCACCACAAAAACTCTTCTCAAAGGAGATATAGATATTGACCTAGAACTTTATGGCAACGGCGGGGTCTTGGTGAGGTCGGCCTTGGGAGTGACCAATTACCTTACCTTGGGGCTACCGATTGATATAAAGTACCTAATCGGACGAGAGGAGGTTGATATTGATTTGCCTATCCCTGTCTGGGCCAGGTTGAGACTTATGGAAGGTTTCGGACTGGTGCCGACCATTAGTCTTGGTTATGATCCGGCCGAGTATGGAGAAGAGGCAGCCGATACAGCGGAAGAAGGGGCCAGAGGCGCTTATTTAGCCCTGAGTTGGTTCTCCAAAGCCAAAAAGATATCTCTCCGTCCTGTCTTGGAGGTCCATGCCCCGGGTAAGGAGCCTGATTTTAATGAGGTAAGGGCAGCGGTGGGATTAGATCTGCTTTTAGGCAAGCGGTGGCTATTGCTGGCAGAGGCTGATCAAATTCCTTTTTACCAGGACCGGATAAAAGACGAAAGCCGGTTGAACGCCGGCCTGGGGTTCTTTTTCACCCCCCATCTTTTAGCCGGGATTCATTTCAATGACCTGAGGGAAGATAAACCTGAACGCCGGGTCAAGATCGAATATACCAGGGCGTTCTTTTAACTTTAGATTTCGGAGTAAGGTGAACCGTAAGCGTTCAGCCACTAAGGCACAAAGACACAACCTCGATCCTCGATCCTGGATGCTCGATTCTGGATGCTCGATCCTGGATACTCGATCCTGGATACTGAATCCTTTACCAGCATCGAAGATCGAGCATCGAGGATCGAGCATCGAGCATCCAGCATCATGTGCTGAACGGTTACGGTGAACCATCCCAAGATATTAAATCCGCCATTCGCTATGAGAAGAGGGGGAATATATCATTGGAACCAGGCATCCTTGATTTTGAGAGACCGATTGAGCAGTTAGAAAATCGGATAGCGGAATTGTCCCGATTCAGCTCAACGGAAAATATCGATTTGAGTGACGAGGTCACTCGACTTAAAGAGAGGGTAGTCGCTCTAAAGACTGAAACCTTCGCCAACCTCACTCCCTGGCAGCGAACCCAGTTGGCCAGGCATTCCAGAAGACCTCTCCTGAGTGATTATTTGCCCCGGTTGTTTACTAATTTTATCGAGCTTCATGGTGACCGTCGGTTCGGTGATGATTTGGCTATAGCGGCCGGTTTGACTAAATTGAATGGTAAGCCGGTGGTTATTATTGGTCATCGTAAAGGCAAGGACACCAAATCAAATCTGACAGTCAATTTTGGGATGCCCCATCCGGAAGGATATCGAAAGGCTTGCCGAATAATGAAGCTGGCCGAAAAATTCCACCGACCGCTTATCACCTTTATTGACACCCCCGGCGCATATCCGGGCCTGGGGGCCGAGGAGAGGGGACAGGCTGAAGCTATTGCCGTAAACTTAGCTACCTTATCTTCACTTCGAGTGCCTATTATTGTGGTCATTCTTGGCGAGGGGGGAAGTGGAGGCGCCTTAGGCATTGGGGTGGGAGACCGGCTCCTAATGCTTTCCAATGCCATTTACTCGGTCGCCTCCCCTGAGGCGTGTGCCGCTATCTTGTGGAAGGATCGGGATAAAGTTGAAGAGGCGGCCAAGGCATTAGCTCTAACCGCCAAAGATTTGTCCCAATTGGGAATTATCGATGAGATCATTGAAGAACCCTTAGGTGGGGCCCACCGTGACTATGACCTGATAGCCGAAAGACTCAAGGCATCAATTCTTAAACATTTAGAGGAACTTAGAAAACTTAATCTGGACGAGTTGATCCGGCAAAGGTATGAGCGACTTCGAAAGATAGGAAGATTTGAGGAAATCAGTTAACCACTAAGGCACTTCGTCTTGGTGCTTTAGTGGTAGAATGATCGAAAAATCCAGTAACCACGCAAAAAATCCTTGCATTATTTGGATGGGTGTGGTAATATGGCTCCGTTATAAATGGAAGATCAACGTATCACGGTGCTGGGGGCTGGTTCCTGGGGAACAACCTTAGCTGTTCTCTTAGCCGAAAAAGGTATTGATATCTGTCTTTGGGATTATGCGGCGGAACACATAAAGTCCTTAAAGGTAGATCGAGAAAATCAACGGTATTTGCCAGGGATTAAATTTCCTGAGCGAATGTCTTTTACTTCCTGTCTGGAGGAAGCGGTAAAAGATGTGGAACTAATTATTCTGGCTATCCCTTCGCATGCCGTAAGAGAAGTAATAAGGAGTTTGGCTGAGGTAAGAAGGAAAGATGTGTCTATCTTATCTGGTGTCAAAGGGATTGAACCTGAGACACAGCATACTCCCTCTCAGATTGTAAGTGAGCACCTTGGCCTCCGGGTAAAAGATAAGATAGCTGTTCTCTCGGGGCCAAGTCATGCTGAGGAAGTAAGCCGGAAGATGCCTACCGCCGTAGTGGTGGCCACCTTAAATCAAGCCTACGGTGAATTTTTACAGAATTTACTGGCTACGCCTACCTTCCGGGTTTATACTAATCCTGATTTGAGGGGGGTAGAATTAGCCGGGGCCTTGAAAAATATCATTGCCCTAGCCAGCGGGGTATCAGATGGCCTGGGGTTTGGAGACAACACTAAGGCGGCTATTATTACCCGTGGTTTGGTAGAAATAATACGATTGGGCGTGTCCCTGGGTGCCAAGGAGGAAACTTTCTTTGGTCTGGCTGGGATAGGCGATCTGGTAGGCACTTGCACCAGTCGGCAC encodes:
- a CDS encoding acetyl-CoA carboxylase carboxyltransferase subunit alpha: MSLEPGILDFERPIEQLENRIAELSRFSSTENIDLSDEVTRLKERVVALKTETFANLTPWQRTQLARHSRRPLLSDYLPRLFTNFIELHGDRRFGDDLAIAAGLTKLNGKPVVIIGHRKGKDTKSNLTVNFGMPHPEGYRKACRIMKLAEKFHRPLITFIDTPGAYPGLGAEERGQAEAIAVNLATLSSLRVPIIVVILGEGGSGGALGIGVGDRLLMLSNAIYSVASPEACAAILWKDRDKVEEAAKALALTAKDLSQLGIIDEIIEEPLGGAHRDYDLIAERLKASILKHLEELRKLNLDELIRQRYERLRKIGRFEEIS
- a CDS encoding NAD(P)H-dependent glycerol-3-phosphate dehydrogenase, with product MEDQRITVLGAGSWGTTLAVLLAEKGIDICLWDYAAEHIKSLKVDRENQRYLPGIKFPERMSFTSCLEEAVKDVELIILAIPSHAVREVIRSLAEVRRKDVSILSGVKGIEPETQHTPSQIVSEHLGLRVKDKIAVLSGPSHAEEVSRKMPTAVVVATLNQAYGEFLQNLLATPTFRVYTNPDLRGVELAGALKNIIALASGVSDGLGFGDNTKAAIITRGLVEIIRLGVSLGAKEETFFGLAGIGDLVGTCTSRHSRNRQLGEMLGQGLSLSQALKRMTQVAEGVKTTEAAYKLAKEFKLELPITEQIYDILFRKKKPMKAVTELMLREPRAEG